A genomic region of Cotesia glomerata isolate CgM1 linkage group LG9, MPM_Cglom_v2.3, whole genome shotgun sequence contains the following coding sequences:
- the LOC123271728 gene encoding uncharacterized protein LOC123271728, which produces MKVNPINVIRLLLTTFQVMNIPELPVNDEEIQIKESFENILLNAMNEYSGVEMVEESSLHFQEPYKDWTMEVVEDKEWANALVDQETPIDECTKDVENLSYEYKLKAVEYWRSGKKRNLSLDSVRQKFRKVQSVRQLRRWAHTLNQGGTYKEKLARICEYTLQNFKSAIDAGLIVHDCDIKRWALQAQKEIGAEDFRFKASTKWIASFKRAHRIVSRKINKFITSKTIEDSKSLKQQAEEFVNNVKQKIKIYELANVYNSDQSGFQLEMHSGRTLAVEGEKQVECLVQSVTSTTHSYTVQPTVSADGNLLSPLFLVLKEPSGKFGPIVETTLFRPHNVYIEASKSGKLTSDHFKIWLERVFFPNVGPKSLLLIDSWTGHCPQVVQSVKPTNKDTEVMILPKGTTGKIQPLDVFGFRVWKNFVRYFSDRTVLMNLDINLHLRNNIIKLQSLTHIQLSSPRYINLFKYSWYKSGYT; this is translated from the exons ATGAAAGTCAATCCTATAAATGTTATAAGACTACTCTTAACAACATTTCAAGTCATGAACATTCCAGAATTGCCAGTAAATGACGAAGAAATACAAATCAaagaaagttttgaaaatattttactcaatGCTATGAACGAATACTCCGGAGTCGAAATGGTCGAAGAAAGTTCTTTGCATTTCCAAGAACCGTATAAAGATTGGACGATGGAAGTCGTGGAAGATAAAGAGTGGGCAAATGCACTAGTTGATCAAGAAACACCTATCGACGAATGCACTAAGgatgttgaaaatttatcttatgaatataaattgaaagCCGTCGAGTACTGGCGTAGtggcaaaaaaagaaatttaagtttagacagtgttagacaaaaatttagaaaggtACAATCTGTGCGACAGTTACGAAGATGGGCTCATACTTTAAATCAGGGAGGGACTTATAAGGAAAAATTAGCAAGAATTTGTGAATATacattacaaaatttcaaatcagcTATAGATGCAGGTTTAATCGTACATGATTGTGACATAAAAAGATGGGCCTTACAAGCTCAAAAAGAAATTGGTGCGGAAGATTTCCGTTTTAAAGCATCAACAAAGTGGATCGCGTCATTCAAAAGAGCACATCGCATcgtatcaagaaaaataaataagtttatcaCGTCCAAAACCATTGAAGATAGTAAATCATTAAAACAGCAAGCTGAGGAATTCGTCAAtaatgtaaaacaaaaaattaaaatttatgaattagcaAACGTATATAATTCAGATCAAAGTGGTTTTCAGTTGGAAATGCATTCCGGTCGAACTTTAGCTGTTGAAGGAGAGAAGCAAGTAGAATGTCTTGTACAATCTGTTACTTCTACTACTCATAGTTACACAGTTCAACCAACTGTATCCGCTGATGGAAACCTTTTATCcccactttttttggttctaaAAGAACCAAGTGGTAAATTTGGACCAATAGTTGAAACAACACTTTTTAGACCTCATAATGTATACATAGAAGCATCAAAATCAGGAAAACTTACATCAG atcatttcaaaatttggttGGAGAGGGTGTTTTTTCCAAATGTGGGCCCAAAATCTTTATTACTAATTGACTCATGGACTGGGCATTGTCCTCAAGTTGTACAAAGCGTTAAACCAACAAATAAAGATACTGAAGTAATGATCTTACCAAAAGGTACAACTGGGAAAATTCAACCGCTTGATGTTTTTGGATTCCgagtatggaaaaattttgttcgataTTTTTCGGATCGTACAGTTTTGATGAATTTGGACATAAACTTGCATTTACgaaataacattataaaattacaatcacttACACATATCCAATTGTCATCTCCTcggtacataaatttattcaagtactCGTGGTACAAAAGTGGCTACACATAA
- the LOC123271218 gene encoding slit homolog 1 protein-like, whose protein sequence is MATRSNLFPALSIVLLLSMTITTIETSGDLCPAVCKCEDEFLRASCAYANLEVVPIQLNPEIHHLDLSINRITSLNLGFGFYNNLESLDLSYNILHTLGSDNFLLQTHMEILNVSNNNLRTIGRNSLRGLESLRIFDLNNNNITEMDSTTFRHTSELEDLNLSGNSLTSLPNDLFKNLHKIRNLKLNRNSLLEVPANNLHLVPSLENLELSDNLIQEISHDSLPTLRSLMSLNLANNLIQIINEEAFQRLPALVYLNLEGNNLTYVPTSALSHLSLLSNLILSRNPLERLDNLAFRNLFELKTIDLRECTILYIKSRAFADNVNLEKIFLDGNHDLRHLPSRILYSARYLTTVSLRHCNLSSLEPTHFPVDGLNLLQIGGNPLICNCSLHWLWNVIHTTEENNGSKLVVDRGEIVCADDVFNGKLLMNLTESSLRCRLSSLYLSLLAAGCLTAAAIILILAGYITRNNRRKKTFNRPTRPELLVYVGLNEDVPKRTLVHSPINLDLYRSPLSSSSRRVSNTQRSSNNHNDMFSASFYQTQPNNRDLTLDDTFNEPIENLNRYRNSDLENLGAVNNDPNLQKSEVYDNSSVYGVQNSNVRCQKSTTDSDYEYEYYSSPMVLSAQKPHIVFV, encoded by the coding sequence ATGGCGACGCGCTCAAACTTATTTCCGGCGTTGTCGATCGTCTTACTACTTTCTATGACAATAACAACCATTGAAACCAGTGGGGATTTGTGTCCAGCTGTCTGCAAGTGTGAAGATGAGTTTTTACGAGCATCTTGTGCTTACGCGAATTTGGAAGTGGTACCAATTCAGCTAAACCCAGAAATTCACCACTTGGATCTTTCTATAAACCGAATAACGAGTCTTAATTTAGGGTTTGGTTTCTATAACAATCTTGAAAGTTTAGATCTATCTTACAATATATTACACACCTTAGGATCAGATAACTTTCTATTACAAACGCACATGGAGATATTGAATGTCAGTAACAATAACCTTCGAACTATTGGCAGAAATTCTTTAAGAGGCTTAGAAtctttaagaattttcgatttaaataacaataacatcACGGAAATGGATTCCACAACATTTCGCCATACAAGCGAATTGGAAGATTTGAATCTCAGCGGGAATTCATTAACAAGCTTACCAAATgacctttttaaaaatttacacaaaatacGGAATCTTAAATTAAATCGAAACTCACTTCTTGAAGTCCCGGCAAATAATCTTCATCTAGTTCCTAGTCTAGAGAACTTAGAACTATCCgataatttgattcaagaaatatCTCATGATTCTTTGCCGACATTACGATCTTTAATGTCGCTTAATTTAGCTAACAATTTAATCCaaattataaatgaagaaGCATTTCAACGATTACCAGCACTTGTGTATCTCAATTTAGAAGGTAATAATCTCACTTACGTGCCAACATCCGCTCTATCGCACTTGAGTCTTTTGTCAAATTTGATTCTGTCAAGGAATCCACTTGAACGATTAGATAATTTAGCTTTTCGTAATTTATTTGAGCTTAAAACAATCGATTTGCGTGAATGCACTATTTTATACATCAAATCTCGTGCATTTGCGGATAATgtaaatcttgaaaaaatatttcttgatGGAAATCACGATCTAAGGCATTTACCATCACGGATTTTATACTCAGCGAGATATTTAACAACAGTCTCACTGCGTCATTGCAATTTGTCAAGCCTTGAACCCACGCACTTTCCAGTAGATGGATTAAATCTTTTGCAAATTGGTGGAAATCCATTAATTTGTAATTGTTCTCTACATTGGCTCTGGAATGTTATTCACACCACTGAAGAAAACAATGGATCAAAATTGGTTGTAGATCGTGGAGAAATTGTTTGTGCAGATGATGTTTTTAATGgcaaattattaatgaacCTAACGGAAAGTTCTTTGCGTTGCCGATTGAGTTCGTtgtatttatcattattagcCGCAGGATGTTTGACGGCTGCTGCAATAATACTCATTTTAGCTGGTTATATAACGCGTAATAATCGTCGGAAGAAAACTTTCAATCGTCCTACTCGTCCTGAGTTATTAGTTTATGTTGGGTTAAACGAAGATGTTCCAAAACGTACTCTTGTACACTCACCGATTAATCTTGATCTTTACCGTTCTCCACTTTCATCATCAAGCAGAAGAGTTTCTAACACTCAAAGAAGTTCGAATAATCACAATGATATGTTTAGCGCTTCGTTCTATCAAACTCAACCCAATAATCGAGATCTCACTCTAGATGATACCTTCAATGAACCAATAGAAAACCTGAATCGATATAGAAACTcggatttagaaaatttaggCGCAGTTAACAATGATCCTAATTTACAAAAGTCAGAAGTTTATGATAATAGCAGTGTTTATGGAGTACAAAATTCAAATGTAAGATGTCAAAAGAGTACTACGGATAGCGACTACGAGTATGAATATTATTCATCGCCAATGGTGCTATCTGCACAAAAGCCTCACATTGTGTTTGTCTGA
- the LOC123271223 gene encoding phospholipase ABHD3 translates to MIELKALLDLPLIYSFIILIFGYYIYYLIRIVKTPILVCGDDQFRKLIVNNMEIVKEKFLPTPWCLESRAQTIMASIIRGKMIPEINYRREILKLQDGGEVALDWVDDNCHKLAPIVIILPGLTGTSQAEYIRCLVIGGRKIGIKCVIFNNRGLSGVSLKTPRAYCAANCEDFTEVLAHVRKLNPNVQIGACGISMGGLILGNYLAQEREKAIDKLQATFVLSVPWNIIEGTKSIEAGFNRVLNRLLTKAMTQTFRNMHDQVHEFFKEDLKEAFKSKTVREFDSAFTARHFGYKNVEEYYNSATLHDKLQFIRVPLFCLNAADDPFQPFEVIPLKEVEKCKNIAFLITSHGGHIGFLQGMWPTKEEQYITKLFKQYFYMMFFKKEP, encoded by the exons ATGATTGAGTTAAAAGCGTTATTGGATTTGCCGCTAATCTattcttttatcattttaatatttggatactacatttattatttaatacgcATTGTGAAg ACACCAATATTAGTTTGTGGGGATGATCAATTCcgtaaattaattgtaaataacatggaaatagtaaaagaaaaattcctCCCGACACCTTGGTGTCTTGAATCACGTGCTCAAACTATTATGGCAAGTATCATACGAGGCAAAATGATTCCCGAAATTAATTACCGaag agaaattttaaaattacaagatGGGGGTGAAGTAGCTTTAGATTGGGTAGATGATAATTGTCATAAATTAGCAccaattgttattattttaccaGGATTAACTGGTACTAGTCAAGCAGAATATATAAGATGTCTCGTCATAGGCGGACGTAAAATAGGAATtaaatgtgtaatttttaataatcgtGGACTTAGTGGCGTATCGCTAAAG ACTCCTAGAGCTTACTGTGCAGCTAATTGTGAAGATTTTACTGAAGTTTTAGCTCATGTACGTAAATTAAATCCTAATGTTCAAATCGGAGCGTGTGGAATTTCTATGGGAGg attaatattAGGAAATTATTTAGCACAAGAACGTGAAAAAGCTATTGATAAATTACAAGCAACATTTGTTCTATCAGTACCGTGGAATATAATTGAAGGGACAAAAAGTATCGAAGCTGGATTTAATCGAGTGTTAAATCGATTGTTGACTAAAGCGATGACTCAAACTTTTAGAAATATGCACGATCAAGTACACGAGTTTTTCAAAGAGGATTTAAAAGAAGCTTTTAAG AGTAAAACAGTAAGAGAATTCGACTCAGCTTTTACTGCAAGACATTTTGGATATAAAAATGTCGAAGAGTATTATAATAGTGCTACACTACACgacaaattacaatttatcaGAGTACctttattttgtttgaatgCCGCCGATGATCCATTTCAACCTTttgaag taATACCATTAAAAGAGGTAGAGAAATGTAAAAATATCGCTTTTTTAATAACATCTCATGGTGGTCATATTGGATTTCTTCAAGGAATGTGGCCCACTAAAGAAGAACAGTATATAActaaattattcaaacaatACTTTTATatgatgttttttaaaaaggaACCATAA
- the LOC123271225 gene encoding peptidyl-prolyl cis-trans isomerase E, translating to MNNTKRTIYVGGLAEEVDEKILHAAFIPFGEIIDIQIPLDYESEKHRGFAFIEFELAEDALAAIDNMNDSELFGRTIRVNIAKPQRIKEGSSKPVWAEDTWLQEHAGETLNKDNSTSNILTTPVKEKRNPQVYLDISAGKHELGRIIIMLRADIVPKTAENFRCLCTHEKGYGYQGSIFHRIIPDFMCQGGDFTNHNGKGGKSIYGNKFDDESFELKHTGPGILSMANSGPNSNGSQFFLCLAKTDWLDNKHVVFGHVLSGLDVLKKMEKYGSKGGTVSQKVVITTCGELS from the exons ATGAATAATACCAAGAGGACCATCTATGTTG GAGGATTAGCTGAAGaagttgatgaaaaaattctccaTGCAGCTTTCATACCATTTGGTGAAATAATAGATATTCAGATACCACTTGATTATGAATCAGAAAAACATCGAGGATTTGCAttcatagaatttgaattaGCTGAAGATGCTCTGGCAGCTATCGATAATATG AATGACTCAGAATTGTTTGGTCGCACAATACGTGTCAATATAGCTAAACCACAGCGAATTAAAGAAGGTTCATCAAAGCCTGTTTGGGCAGAAGATACTTGGCTGCAAGAACATGCTGGTGAAACTCTTAATAAAGACAATTCCACAAGTAACATTCTTACGACCCCCGTAAAAGAAAAGCGTAATCCACAGGTTTACTTAGATATCAGTGCTGGAAAACATGAATTGGGCcgtattataataatgttacgAGCAGACATTGTTCCTAAAACAGCTGAGAATTTCCGTTGTCTTTGTACTCATGAAAAAGGTTATGGATATCAAGGAAGTATATTTCATCGGATAATTCCTGACTTT aTGTGTCAAGGAGGCGATTTCACAAATCATAACGGCAAAGGTGGTAAGTCAATCTACGGTAATAAATTTGATGACGAATCGTTTGAATTAAAACACACTGGACCAGGAATATTATCGATGGCTAACTCCGGGCCCAACAGCAATGGTTCGCAATTTTTCTTATGTCTCGCTAAAACTGATTGGCTTGACAATAAACACGTTGTTTTTGGACACGTGCTCAGTGGACTTgatgtactaaaaaaaatggagAAATATGGGAGTAAGGGGGGTACAGTTTCGCAAAAAGTCGTTATAACTACATGTGGAGAGTTGtcgtaa